A genomic stretch from Sulfobacillus thermosulfidooxidans includes:
- the recJ gene encoding single-stranded-DNA-specific exonuclease RecJ, which yields MNVTRYLNRPYRLAWTQDEDQESFLLFQQQVGLSEMTAKILWLRNIRSLEDYQRLTGDSRELSDPEQLPDLINAVTLLENIRRDHKSVRVYGDYDADGVSATALMYQGLLWAGFSSVDYYIPNRFDEGYGLNPDAVVQAAADGIDVLITVDCGSSSQDAADLAAQYGIDLIITDHHGLPPVLPKALALVNPERMEHPNRFSGVGVALQILRALLHDDVPPWAYAVAAIGTVADVVPLTGDNRIIVQRGLQALQMGFCPGVSALLGERIKTGQQIHVDDLGFFVGPHLNAAGRMGDATPAVAVLLASNQEEAEPLAALLREKNQLRRDIEQEVLRSALKQLASYDQMGLPPFVVLAGDEWHHGVIGIVASRIKDLVKRPVAIIGWEQDEGKGSARSVPGLHLLHHLARHRDVFLKLGGHVGACGFSLMRQDPYELSLRFSKSLPEEILTQQFTDKMVDLRIKAEDLTPQVIDEFKTLEPFGHGFERPQLAVVGKVESLRLMGQEKQHVAMTLEGSPVRVVGFNQGDVALSISVGMPVEFVGELVPNFFQGREEYQWRVHKLVNTRKRDLAWRSYTKWEQAPSTVTGRILYVVNSTPDQHRVAAELGAVSWNHHWDYGTRLVQEEKLRTASSISVVVNQWGLWPEMGHWAHHIIWLSAPASQHCLAMAASLLEAGGMMWVDPRLSPDPVVLKAKRLVPHRQTLARLWRAEQQGLRPLIIGRRVFEELGLVAGMNGQTRRDLHDSPSYQRAHTQWEEILASWQKPLAEWAQD from the coding sequence GTGAATGTTACGCGTTATCTAAATCGACCTTATCGTTTGGCCTGGACGCAAGATGAAGATCAAGAAAGCTTCCTGCTGTTTCAACAACAAGTCGGATTATCCGAGATGACAGCTAAGATTTTGTGGTTAAGGAATATCCGTTCTTTAGAAGACTATCAGCGCCTGACTGGAGATTCTCGTGAATTATCAGATCCCGAACAATTGCCAGATTTGATCAATGCAGTGACCTTGCTTGAAAATATTCGCCGGGATCACAAATCTGTTCGTGTTTATGGGGATTATGATGCCGATGGGGTGAGTGCGACTGCTCTCATGTATCAAGGATTGTTATGGGCAGGCTTTTCATCCGTCGATTATTATATTCCTAACCGATTTGACGAAGGCTACGGACTCAATCCAGATGCCGTGGTTCAAGCTGCGGCCGACGGTATCGATGTCTTAATTACCGTAGATTGTGGATCGAGTTCGCAAGATGCAGCCGATTTAGCTGCCCAATATGGCATTGACTTAATTATAACCGATCATCACGGGTTGCCACCGGTTCTTCCTAAGGCTTTAGCCCTTGTCAATCCCGAACGGATGGAGCATCCCAACCGATTTTCCGGAGTGGGCGTCGCGTTACAAATTTTACGCGCCTTGCTACATGACGATGTGCCGCCCTGGGCCTATGCTGTGGCAGCTATTGGGACGGTAGCCGATGTCGTGCCGTTAACGGGAGATAACCGCATCATCGTGCAGCGGGGACTTCAAGCGCTTCAAATGGGTTTTTGCCCAGGAGTTTCAGCTTTATTGGGAGAACGAATCAAAACTGGCCAACAAATTCATGTGGATGATTTGGGATTTTTCGTGGGGCCTCATCTTAATGCGGCGGGACGAATGGGCGACGCCACGCCTGCGGTGGCTGTGTTGTTAGCCTCAAATCAAGAGGAGGCGGAGCCCTTAGCCGCCTTGTTGCGCGAGAAAAACCAGCTCCGCCGCGATATTGAGCAGGAGGTCTTGCGCAGTGCCCTTAAACAATTGGCATCCTATGATCAAATGGGCCTGCCACCTTTTGTGGTATTAGCTGGAGATGAGTGGCATCATGGAGTGATTGGGATTGTGGCATCCCGTATAAAAGACCTGGTCAAACGCCCGGTGGCCATTATTGGATGGGAGCAGGATGAAGGCAAAGGATCGGCCCGGAGTGTTCCTGGTCTTCATTTGCTACATCATTTGGCTAGGCATCGAGACGTCTTTTTGAAATTGGGAGGCCACGTGGGAGCATGTGGTTTTAGCCTGATGCGGCAAGATCCCTATGAATTGTCTTTGCGCTTTTCGAAGTCCTTGCCTGAAGAGATTCTTACTCAGCAGTTTACTGACAAAATGGTGGATCTCCGTATCAAAGCGGAAGACTTGACGCCACAAGTGATCGACGAGTTTAAAACGTTAGAACCCTTTGGCCATGGGTTTGAGCGGCCGCAATTGGCGGTAGTGGGTAAAGTAGAGAGCTTGCGTCTTATGGGTCAGGAAAAACAGCATGTGGCGATGACCCTTGAGGGGAGCCCAGTGCGGGTCGTGGGCTTCAATCAAGGCGATGTGGCTCTTAGTATTTCGGTGGGGATGCCCGTGGAGTTTGTGGGGGAATTGGTGCCCAATTTTTTTCAGGGCCGGGAAGAATACCAGTGGCGAGTCCATAAACTGGTAAACACGAGAAAACGGGATCTGGCTTGGAGATCATACACAAAATGGGAACAGGCGCCGTCTACGGTTACGGGGCGAATTCTTTATGTTGTGAACAGTACCCCTGACCAACACCGTGTGGCTGCCGAGTTAGGGGCGGTAAGCTGGAATCATCATTGGGATTATGGCACGCGCCTGGTCCAAGAAGAGAAATTACGGACTGCATCCAGCATCTCCGTGGTGGTCAATCAATGGGGATTATGGCCTGAAATGGGGCACTGGGCCCATCATATCATTTGGCTCAGCGCGCCAGCTAGCCAACATTGTTTGGCCATGGCGGCATCATTGCTCGAAGCAGGAGGCATGATGTGGGTTGATCCCCGTTTATCGCCTGACCCAGTGGTCTTAAAGGCTAAGCGTCTAGTTCCCCATCGTCAAACGTTGGCGCGCCTTTGGCGTGCGGAACAACAAGGTCTTAGACCCTTAATTATCGGCAGGCGCGTGTTCGAAGAATTGGGATTAGTGGCGGGGATGAATGGGCAAACTCGCCGGGATTTACATGATAGTCCCTCGTATCAAAGGGCGCATACGCAATGGGAAGAAATCTTGGCTAGTTGGCAGAAACCCTTGGCTGAATGGGCACAGGACTGA
- a CDS encoding RNA polymerase sigma factor, which yields MPEISDEQLLRAIAQKDQQAMMTFYDRYFGKVKGLCHRMIQNREIADETVQDIFWTVWQNADKYDAHRASCSTWLLVIARSRCMDQLRKMKNIPVADSIDDLSDELADPDNEVVEDVIQKMGQQSLQSAMTLLPEAQRVVLTDVYLIGFSAPQVARARGLPLGTVKTRLRLGLEKLRDILREEVSDAEP from the coding sequence TTGCCTGAGATATCCGACGAACAATTATTGCGAGCGATTGCCCAAAAAGATCAACAGGCAATGATGACCTTTTACGACCGGTATTTTGGTAAGGTCAAAGGATTGTGTCATCGGATGATCCAAAACCGGGAAATCGCCGACGAGACCGTGCAAGATATTTTTTGGACAGTCTGGCAAAATGCGGATAAATATGATGCGCATCGCGCATCCTGTTCAACCTGGTTGCTGGTAATCGCTCGCAGCCGGTGTATGGATCAATTGCGTAAAATGAAAAATATCCCCGTGGCAGACTCCATCGACGATCTCAGCGATGAATTGGCTGATCCGGATAACGAAGTCGTTGAGGATGTGATCCAAAAAATGGGCCAACAATCCCTACAATCGGCCATGACCTTATTGCCTGAAGCCCAGCGCGTCGTATTGACCGATGTTTACCTTATCGGTTTTTCCGCACCACAAGTCGCACGGGCCCGGGGACTGCCCTTAGGTACTGTGAAAACACGGTTGCGACTGGGTCTCGAAAAGCTTCGAGACATTCTACGAGAGGAGGTGAGTGATGCTGAACCATAA
- the secD gene encoding protein translocase subunit SecD: MRQKSMIKFFALVAVLIAAVYYFLAVNPITNHLRYGLDLKGGVTATYQAEPAPGEPVNKETMARAMSILGFRVNALGVSEPVIEQVGSNRITVDLPGVKNPEQALQFLGQTAVLQIKSPTGKVLLSGGDLKNAVAGIVNGQYVVNLTFNAQGTKIFAAATKKYLGKPLPIYLNGKLVEAPIVQSVIPNGQAQMSGNFTSLQQAQKIALLLQSGALPVNLKVLDVRTVSATLGHASVVASKVASIIAIALIGFVMIVWYRLAGFVADMALLIYLLLVVGALWAIHAVITVPGIAGLILSVGMAVDANVIIFSRIREEMINGKTPRASVAAGFRHAIRAILDSHVTTFVSSLILFFLGTGEVKGFALTLMIGTAVSLLTAVSVTGVVIRWVADAGWAKVRSIFVG, from the coding sequence ATGCGTCAAAAGAGTATGATCAAGTTTTTTGCCCTGGTTGCGGTGCTGATCGCAGCCGTTTATTATTTTCTAGCAGTAAATCCCATTACTAATCATCTCCGTTATGGACTTGACCTTAAAGGGGGGGTGACCGCAACCTATCAAGCGGAACCAGCACCCGGCGAACCCGTGAATAAAGAAACGATGGCGCGAGCTATGTCGATTTTAGGATTCCGCGTGAATGCCTTAGGGGTGTCGGAACCTGTGATTGAACAGGTCGGTTCGAACCGCATTACCGTGGATTTACCTGGCGTGAAAAATCCTGAACAAGCTTTACAGTTTCTCGGTCAAACGGCCGTTTTACAGATTAAAAGTCCCACTGGGAAAGTCTTATTAAGCGGTGGCGACTTGAAGAATGCCGTAGCCGGAATTGTCAATGGTCAATACGTGGTCAATTTGACCTTTAATGCTCAAGGTACCAAGATTTTTGCTGCAGCCACTAAAAAATACCTCGGAAAACCCTTGCCGATATACCTCAACGGAAAACTCGTTGAGGCACCGATTGTTCAAAGTGTCATTCCTAATGGACAAGCGCAAATGAGCGGGAATTTTACGAGCTTGCAACAAGCCCAGAAGATAGCCCTGCTATTGCAATCGGGGGCATTGCCGGTGAATTTAAAGGTCCTGGATGTCCGCACGGTGAGTGCGACCTTAGGTCATGCTTCCGTGGTGGCAAGTAAAGTGGCGTCGATTATTGCGATTGCCTTGATTGGATTTGTGATGATTGTGTGGTACCGTCTAGCTGGATTTGTCGCCGATATGGCTTTATTAATTTATCTCTTGCTCGTCGTAGGAGCCTTATGGGCCATCCATGCTGTCATAACGGTGCCGGGGATTGCCGGCCTTATTCTCTCTGTAGGAATGGCCGTCGATGCCAACGTTATTATCTTTTCCCGGATTCGTGAGGAAATGATCAATGGCAAAACCCCTAGAGCCTCCGTCGCAGCGGGATTTCGTCATGCGATTCGGGCCATTTTGGACTCCCATGTGACGACGTTTGTGTCCTCACTAATCTTGTTCTTTTTAGGAACAGGGGAAGTGAAGGGATTTGCCTTGACCTTGATGATCGGTACCGCGGTATCCTTATTGACCGCCGTGTCGGTAACCGGTGTCGTCATCCGTTGGGTAGCCGACGCGGGCTGGGCTAAAGTCCGCAGTATATTTGTGGGCTAG
- a CDS encoding cation diffusion facilitator family transporter has product MVDVDGELQSSTKSAIWGALGNFLLMALKIIVGIVGNSRALIADGIHSGADLGSSIAVIVGLKVSRIPPDEDHNYGHAKAEAVAQKVVALLLILAGFEVANGAIQALGHSFSQHPTILTLVVSAAVMLVKWIMYARQKRMALKTGSHSLMASALDNRMDVISSGITTAAILGAQWGIPHFDSYGALAVAVLIVWLGIEIFSQAANDLMDRAADPRIVEAIREVSLQVPGVKTIDEIRTRVAGTQVLVDLKIVVDRHLSLLEAHRIAHRVKDAVMAQPRIQDVMVHVNPD; this is encoded by the coding sequence GTGGTCGATGTCGACGGGGAACTACAAAGCAGTACCAAGAGCGCGATCTGGGGTGCCCTAGGTAATTTTCTACTCATGGCCTTAAAAATTATTGTCGGGATTGTCGGAAATTCCCGGGCATTGATTGCCGATGGAATCCATTCCGGAGCCGATCTCGGCTCGTCTATTGCTGTGATCGTGGGCTTGAAAGTCTCCAGAATTCCCCCTGACGAAGATCACAATTATGGTCATGCCAAAGCGGAGGCTGTGGCTCAAAAGGTCGTCGCTCTCCTCTTGATTTTGGCTGGGTTTGAGGTGGCGAATGGAGCGATTCAAGCACTCGGTCATTCGTTTAGCCAGCATCCAACAATTTTGACATTAGTGGTTTCAGCAGCCGTGATGTTGGTCAAATGGATCATGTATGCGCGGCAAAAACGGATGGCGTTGAAGACCGGAAGCCATTCGTTGATGGCCTCGGCATTAGACAACCGGATGGATGTCATTTCCTCGGGAATCACCACCGCAGCGATTTTAGGAGCCCAATGGGGCATCCCTCATTTTGATTCTTACGGTGCGCTAGCGGTTGCCGTGCTCATTGTCTGGCTAGGAATTGAAATTTTCTCTCAAGCCGCCAATGATCTGATGGACCGGGCGGCGGACCCTCGGATTGTTGAGGCGATTCGCGAGGTGTCTTTGCAGGTGCCTGGGGTCAAAACAATTGATGAAATTCGCACCCGGGTTGCGGGAACCCAGGTGCTGGTGGATTTAAAAATTGTAGTCGACCGTCATTTGTCGCTATTAGAGGCACACCGGATCGCTCACCGCGTGAAAGATGCGGTCATGGCGCAGCCTCGTATTCAAGATGTTATGGTGCATGTGAATCCCGATTAA
- a CDS encoding PP2C family protein-serine/threonine phosphatase translates to MRIDVAWAKIPKGGFGESGDTIELVERPLGGISLILADGQGSGPAAKRISRLVSMKAVSLIADGSRDGAVARAVQDMLYTAREGRVTATLVVLSCDMHTNTVVIARNTPVPVLIRQENVVFRLEGGSEVIGTYRKTRPAMTELPLIPGTILLTFSDGVINAGKRFGKSLPWDMIEQELQSLEVKDLEEWVNDLMTRTLALDKDRPSDDVSIVALGIRSDVQNAIRTLSASIPY, encoded by the coding sequence ATGAGAATTGATGTGGCATGGGCGAAAATTCCCAAAGGCGGGTTTGGGGAAAGTGGCGACACGATTGAGTTGGTAGAGAGGCCCTTAGGCGGGATCTCACTAATCTTGGCTGATGGACAAGGTTCAGGTCCGGCTGCTAAACGAATCAGCCGCTTGGTTTCAATGAAAGCGGTCAGTTTGATTGCAGATGGGTCGCGTGATGGCGCGGTAGCTCGGGCCGTGCAAGATATGCTTTACACGGCACGTGAAGGCCGAGTCACGGCGACCCTGGTGGTTTTATCTTGTGATATGCATACCAATACGGTAGTCATCGCGAGAAATACACCTGTTCCGGTTTTGATCCGGCAAGAGAATGTCGTGTTTCGTCTGGAAGGAGGTTCTGAGGTAATAGGGACATACCGCAAAACCCGGCCCGCGATGACGGAACTGCCGTTGATTCCAGGTACGATCTTGCTGACATTTTCTGATGGAGTGATAAATGCGGGCAAACGCTTTGGAAAATCGCTGCCATGGGATATGATTGAACAAGAACTGCAATCACTTGAGGTGAAAGACTTAGAAGAATGGGTTAATGATTTGATGACGCGGACTTTGGCACTGGATAAAGACCGGCCCAGCGATGATGTGAGCATTGTCGCGTTAGGAATAAGGAGCGATGTCCAAAATGCCATACGCACATTATCAGCCAGTATTCCCTATTAA
- the secF gene encoding protein translocase subunit SecF, translating to MRFHFEFVRHWKTWFLVSALLVVLALGAFFIRGLNYGIDFTGGTQMNLKFVHPVTTTAIKKVLDQDHLYGSTVVFLGQGRLNVQITTPTISEHERTTLLTQFGKQVGKFQEISTNRVSSIIGQQTERTALIAVVLAVVAIIMYITIRFEWRFALSGIIAMVHDVIITVGLIALIHIQITEYFIMAVLTIFGYSITDKIIVFDRIRENLAKKKKQETLEDLVDKSLNQVLVRSINTSTTVVIALLALLIFAGSSIRDFALTMLFGVIFGTYSSIFIASPIWLLWRNRDLKNKKKKMASA from the coding sequence ATGCGCTTTCACTTTGAATTTGTTCGGCACTGGAAAACCTGGTTTCTTGTTTCCGCATTGTTGGTTGTCTTGGCCTTAGGTGCGTTTTTCATCCGGGGATTGAATTACGGGATTGACTTTACGGGCGGGACTCAAATGAATTTGAAATTTGTTCATCCCGTAACGACAACCGCCATTAAAAAAGTTCTGGATCAGGATCACTTATATGGGAGTACCGTGGTGTTTTTAGGGCAGGGTCGGTTAAATGTGCAGATTACCACACCCACAATCTCAGAACATGAACGAACCACATTGTTAACGCAATTTGGCAAACAGGTAGGAAAGTTTCAAGAAATTTCGACGAACCGCGTGTCATCAATTATTGGACAACAGACGGAGCGTACGGCGTTGATCGCGGTGGTACTGGCGGTTGTGGCTATTATCATGTACATTACCATCCGCTTTGAATGGCGGTTTGCCTTGTCTGGCATTATTGCCATGGTGCACGATGTGATTATTACCGTGGGTCTCATTGCCCTGATTCACATTCAAATTACCGAATACTTTATTATGGCGGTGCTAACGATTTTCGGATATTCCATCACCGATAAAATCATTGTTTTCGACCGGATACGGGAGAATTTAGCGAAAAAGAAAAAGCAAGAAACGTTGGAAGATCTGGTCGACAAAAGCCTAAATCAAGTGCTAGTGCGCTCCATTAATACGTCAACCACCGTGGTTATTGCGTTGTTGGCCTTATTGATTTTTGCGGGATCAAGTATCCGCGATTTTGCCTTGACGATGCTGTTCGGCGTCATTTTTGGCACCTATTCGTCTATCTTTATTGCCAGTCCCATTTGGTTATTATGGAGAAATCGGGATTTGAAGAACAAGAAGAAAAAAATGGCCTCGGCATAA
- a CDS encoding YgaP family membrane protein — MFRTNESRSDRIIRVILGLIAAGLAFNHVGGSLGTWVFGIVAALAITTGITGVCALYKLIGVSTCPIRK; from the coding sequence ATGTTTCGAACTAACGAGAGTCGCAGTGACCGCATTATTCGTGTGATCCTCGGGTTAATTGCGGCGGGTTTGGCGTTTAATCATGTGGGTGGGAGCCTAGGAACCTGGGTATTTGGAATTGTGGCAGCATTAGCCATTACCACCGGGATTACGGGTGTGTGCGCACTCTATAAACTGATTGGTGTGAGCACGTGTCCCATCAGAAAGTAA
- a CDS encoding adenine phosphoribosyltransferase, giving the protein MEWTKWLREIPDFPQPGILFRDVLPIMAHKDAWQEVLDGLEQRIKPLAPDAIMAPEARGFLIAAPLADRLKIGLVPVRKPGKLPAPILSETYSLEYGENQLEVERDSDLAGKRVVIVDDVLATGGTVAATSRLAARLSASVVGFAFLIELAALGGRTRLDSNALVTSLLTL; this is encoded by the coding sequence GTGGAATGGACAAAGTGGCTACGAGAGATTCCCGATTTTCCGCAACCAGGCATTTTGTTTCGGGATGTTCTCCCTATAATGGCGCATAAAGACGCCTGGCAGGAGGTGCTGGATGGTCTAGAACAGCGTATCAAACCGCTGGCGCCCGATGCCATTATGGCACCCGAAGCCCGGGGATTTTTAATTGCGGCACCTCTGGCTGACCGGTTGAAAATTGGACTCGTTCCGGTAAGAAAACCCGGAAAATTGCCAGCCCCTATTCTATCGGAAACATATTCGTTAGAATATGGAGAAAACCAATTAGAAGTGGAACGGGATTCTGATTTGGCGGGTAAACGGGTTGTGATTGTGGACGATGTTTTGGCAACGGGTGGCACAGTGGCGGCAACGTCCCGTTTAGCCGCGCGGTTGTCAGCGAGCGTCGTCGGCTTCGCTTTTTTGATTGAATTGGCGGCGTTAGGGGGACGGACCCGTTTAGATTCCAATGCTCTTGTGACAAGTTTACTGACACTATAA
- a CDS encoding anti-sigma factor yields the protein MLNHNDESWQEAIEKTFTGLADADTQNRVTRHLKECEACQTYWHQLATFDSEQAWNSVEPDFSGHETMREEFFDRIQDDLGTNHPVPSPVKSRRIIMPWALSTAAAVIIAALGWQSYFHTKERAQQLDALVQMMSSSEQIHLANVSAKASTVLLYVHGPKTLIWVKALPALKSGETYEGWWLVKGTPVPAGTFGTGPHFLPPKKPGASAFAITIEPQGGTEKPTTPILVAATLPTSPH from the coding sequence ATGCTGAACCATAATGATGAAAGCTGGCAAGAGGCGATCGAAAAAACCTTTACCGGGCTCGCCGACGCCGACACCCAAAACCGCGTCACTCGTCACCTCAAAGAATGCGAGGCTTGTCAAACCTATTGGCATCAATTAGCTACTTTTGACAGCGAACAGGCATGGAACTCGGTTGAACCAGATTTCAGCGGTCATGAGACGATGCGGGAAGAATTTTTCGATCGGATACAAGACGATTTAGGGACAAACCACCCCGTACCGTCCCCGGTCAAATCTCGCCGGATCATAATGCCGTGGGCGCTGTCTACCGCGGCTGCCGTGATAATAGCCGCTCTTGGCTGGCAATCATATTTTCATACCAAGGAGCGTGCTCAACAACTTGATGCTTTAGTTCAAATGATGTCATCATCAGAGCAAATTCACCTGGCTAATGTCTCAGCAAAAGCCAGCACGGTGCTGCTATATGTGCATGGTCCCAAGACGCTGATTTGGGTCAAGGCATTACCAGCCTTAAAATCGGGAGAAACGTACGAGGGATGGTGGCTCGTTAAGGGCACACCGGTTCCGGCGGGGACCTTTGGGACCGGCCCTCACTTTTTACCGCCTAAAAAGCCCGGCGCTAGTGCCTTCGCGATTACCATAGAACCCCAAGGAGGCACAGAAAAACCCACAACCCCCATCTTGGTGGCCGCCACATTGCCGACATCACCACATTAA